Below is a window of Myroides profundi DNA.
ACAGGTAGATCTGAAGATCGTTTTGCACGTGCTTCATACTATGCAACTGCGGTAGAACAAAGTGCTGATGAGCGCGTTTCTGTAGGTGCTGTATTTAGTATTGTACGTAATGTATCTGTGCCTTATGGAGTGCATATAGATGGAGAACCTAATTTATCTTCTACTAAGTGGAGAACGGTTTCTGATCAGAAGAATTTAGTGTATTATTATGAAGATCCGATTGCGTTAACACCAATATGGCTTGATTTAAAAACAATTGATTTTAGTGAAAAGGCTGGAGTTAGAAAGTTAGATGTTTCTAAGAAACAGCAGTACGCAGGTGTTGTAAATAGTAAATTAGAGAAAACTAAAGCTTTTCAGTTTTTAGGAATCTAGAAGTAAAAAATAAGACTACTAAAAAGGGGTGATTATTAATTAATAATCACCCCTTTTTAGTAGTGTACTTTCTGTTTATTTAGAAGCTATCATAGATATTTCTACATTTACATTTCTAGGTAACTTTACTACCTGAATACATTCTCTAGCAGGCGCTGTAGCGGCTGTAAAGAAGCTTCCGTATATCTCGTTTACTTTAGCGAAGTCATTCATATCTGTTAAGAAAATAGTTGCTTTAACAACGTTTTCGAATGTCATATTTGCTGCTTCTAGTATCGCTTGTAGATTAGCCATTACTTGTTTTGCTTCGTCTTCAATACCTGTTGTTACAAGCGTTTCTGTAGCTTGATTAAAAGGGATTTGACCTGAGATGAATAATAAGTCACCAGTCATTACTGAGTGATTGTATGGTCCGATTGGCGCAGGTGCCTTGTCTGAATTGATAATTTTCTTCATAAAGTATAGTTTTAAAAAAAGAGGAGGAGTAAAAATACGCCTCCTCTTTCTGAATTATTTTTATCTGTATATTTTGTCTGGAGCTTTACGTTTTTCCCACTTGATATCACTTAACATTGATGAGCGAATACCAATAAAGAATCCCCAACTAGTATAGGTTCCGATAGGTACCCAAGAGAAGTCCATTCTCCAACTCTTTAAGTCACGTTCAAACCTTAATTGAGTAAAAGTAACTCCTTTCTGAACAAAGTCATAACCTGTAGAGAAACCAACTTTCCAATTAGGTGTTACATCTAGATTTCCAGATACCATGACGGAGTTATTGACGATTTCGTTCTGCCTCGATGAGTTGTTATAAGTCATGGAGTAGGCAAAGGTTAAATCCCAAGGTAGTTTAGCATTAAAGAAACCACCAAAAGGTTTGTCTTCATCATCATCACTCAGTGTACTTCTTTTTTGATTACCTAACTCTACAGCTCTACCAAATAAATCATCAGCACGTCCACCATTGTCTAGAGAGTTTTGATTCTTTTTGTCTTCAGCATTACCGAACATAGCATCTTTACTAGATAGAGACCAGTTTACAGTCATATTAGCACTTGTCAGACGGAATAAACTTCCTCCATTGTTAATGTTGTAAGTATCTATACGTCTATTGTTATTGTCTAAAGCATAAGGGTCAAGTGTTGCTCCAAAGTTAATTTGCATTTTATCTTTAAATAGAGCTGTACCAGCACTTACACGTACAGGAGACCACTTCAGTGAGTCAGCAGACATATTATAACTCGTAGAGAAGTTTAAGCTGTTTAAAAGCATTACTTTTCTCGGTTCACCTTTTTCATTATCATCATCTCTAACTTTCGCTTCAAAAGTGTTGCTTAAGTTAAAGTTCATCATATTAGAGTTATATCTTCCAGGAGCTCCAAAAATACCATTTTGGAAACGAGTATAATCTTGGAATGTTTGTCCTGTAGCATCTATGGCGTAAGTGTCATAGTACTGTTCAAAACTAGGTGTGTAAGAATACCCAACGCTTGGACGCATTACATGACGTATAGCTTGGATTCTTTTGTCTTCTCCAAAGTTGAATGTACCATAAATAGTTGTTCCAATACTTGCATTAGCATTATACGTTCTAAAGCTGTCGAATCCATTTACTCTAATGTCATCAACCTTATTAGTCTGTGCGTTGTATTTTTTCTCTATGGTATTGAAGTACCAAACTTCATTATAAGAAGCACCTGCCGTTACAGAGAAGTGTTTGAATATTTTGAAGTTGGTTGCAATTGGAATACTGTGTTGGAACCCTGTGTTTAAACTGTCGAACATTTCTCTTTTAAAGAAGTAATCTTCGTGTGTTTTTACACGGTTTTCTCCACGTACAGAATACGAGAAGTTTAAGTTTTTAATAATACCTTTTTTAGAACCATATTTTGGAGCAAAAGGGAATACACGATCTACGTTTACTTGTAATGTAGGAAGAGTCATGTTAATCTCCTTTGTATTTGTTGATTGAGAGTGAGTAGCAGTAAGTGACATATTCACTTGTGGTACACTTTCGAAAGTACGTTGGTAACTAACAGATGAGCTCATGGTGTTATTCATAGAAGCTCCTACGTTATAGGTATTGTTTGATTGTCTGAAGTACTGGCTACTACCTAAGTTTACAGACGCAGAGAATCGTGAGTTAGGATTGGCTTTACCATCTTGACTGTGATTCCACTGAATATTGTATAACT
It encodes the following:
- a CDS encoding putative LPS assembly protein LptD, which codes for MRTNIFNIVFILLVFGATLTQKGIAQDNNKKFTAVNTTLKRDSIVTTSDTIDKLAVPSIQDTLKKQKDTIVPANKPLLEEMVYRKAKDYEALNLAKKEITLYNEAEIRYQDYELTAGKIIFNYEKSEIYAGGIKDSVGNMSQYPVFKQGSQIVEPDSIRFNTKTKKALVFKSRTSQGEFRIKAEVSKKENDSVYFMKDVIFTTAKDLDDPEYYFRTNKVKLVPGKKVVTGVTNMVIADVPTPLGLPFAFFPMSEKAESGFIIPSFGDTNQQGYYIQNGGYYFAISDKMDLNVLGDYYTNGSWGLRFNSSYAQRYKYNGRVLIRYENNIFSEKGLPDYASSKLYNIQWNHSQDGKANPNSRFSASVNLGSSQYFRQSNNTYNVGASMNNTMSSSVSYQRTFESVPQVNMSLTATHSQSTNTKEINMTLPTLQVNVDRVFPFAPKYGSKKGIIKNLNFSYSVRGENRVKTHEDYFFKREMFDSLNTGFQHSIPIATNFKIFKHFSVTAGASYNEVWYFNTIEKKYNAQTNKVDDIRVNGFDSFRTYNANASIGTTIYGTFNFGEDKRIQAIRHVMRPSVGYSYTPSFEQYYDTYAIDATGQTFQDYTRFQNGIFGAPGRYNSNMMNFNLSNTFEAKVRDDDNEKGEPRKVMLLNSLNFSTSYNMSADSLKWSPVRVSAGTALFKDKMQINFGATLDPYALDNNNRRIDTYNINNGGSLFRLTSANMTVNWSLSSKDAMFGNAEDKKNQNSLDNGGRADDLFGRAVELGNQKRSTLSDDDEDKPFGGFFNAKLPWDLTFAYSMTYNNSSRQNEIVNNSVMVSGNLDVTPNWKVGFSTGYDFVQKGVTFTQLRFERDLKSWRMDFSWVPIGTYTSWGFFIGIRSSMLSDIKWEKRKAPDKIYR
- a CDS encoding RidA family protein; the protein is MKKIINSDKAPAPIGPYNHSVMTGDLLFISGQIPFNQATETLVTTGIEDEAKQVMANLQAILEAANMTFENVVKATIFLTDMNDFAKVNEIYGSFFTAATAPARECIQVVKLPRNVNVEISMIASK